In the Ornithodoros turicata isolate Travis chromosome 5, ASM3712646v1, whole genome shotgun sequence genome, AAATCAGGGTCGCGGAGTTGACACTCcgggggttggaatgattccggaatcattccagatttatcagagcccggaatggaattggaatggaatggcggaaactgtcctatagGAAGGGAATGGAAttacgcattttttttttttcgcagacggaatggaattggaatggactggtctgggtgccacacggtcaagggcgaaataacattgtctttttgcttttttcgtGATGGGTAGTGTCAATctcctctacactctaaaaactgaaatTCACCCCatggcacgctctgcgccaaccattgccaggaatgatacGATTATCGCTTCTCGTTGGAGGAGAgagtgaggcgtacgcctttttgtgtcagtttggatatatgataattgacacaaaaaggcgtacgcctccctctctcctcgaataagaagcgataaccctatcattcgtggcaatggttggcgcagagcgtgctatgtggtgaagttcagtttttagagtgtatagcactgctgggctacccaGCACTGTTACCGGTCCCTGTTCtcttattgatggaattaaaggaacggaatggggttgccaagccattccaggagtgggaattggccatatcttttcattccgaggaattgaaaggaatggaattatcacaaatctccattcctcggaaggAAATGGAATGGGTGaacccattccgcaaccctggtacaAATAGTTTTCACGAATATTTCAAATAGTTACAAAATTGGCCAGGGCAGAAAAGGAAATGAACCGCAGATGGTTGCCGGCTATACTTTGCACCAATCTTTGGTTCGGTGTTCTACAGTGTTGGCCCAAATATAGGGCAAAAAGACCTCGCAACACAGAACAGTTTAGCATACAACAGAATATCCACTGAATGGTCACGGTGCTGTTAATCACGTGAGATACCGAAGCATCTTCGCTGGCAATATTCGACAGAAGTTTTGAACAGGCGTAAGTGGCAGCGATAACATCGTTACGATTTCTTTGACAGAAGGAATGATAGTGCGTCATTCGATTTTACTAAAGCACCGCGGTGTGTGAGCAGGGCGATTTCCTTCTGTTCCTTCTTGAGAATTTTCACATTGTACTTACGTCCATAAAGCTCATATTCGCCGCAGCAACGCCGATAGTGAAGTCGAAGGCCGAATCCAATATTCCCCAGGCCCAAGCTGCGAGCACTAAGTGAGGTTTTTCCTTCAAAACAAAAACTGCCTTAGAAATGAAAGTTACCAAAAATGCTTATCCCTTCATTAATATTAAAGGAGATCTGAAAATTTCGTGAACGGACTTCGTCCGGTCCGGTGAAGGGATAGTTCTATTTTATTACCACTCGTTCCAAGCCTTATTTCTATACCATGCGGGTGCAGGAATAAGTGATCTTATTCTGTTACACCAGACAAGACGTTGGAAAGCAGTATAAAGGTATCTCACATTTTCTACGCCGACATAGAGACAAGCATCGAAGACAATGCTGATGGCCGCGAGTCCACCAACGACTAGGGTACCCTCCATTGGTGTCACTGAAGCCAAGGAAACATTCGATCAGCGCTGTCGCCGTTTACTAGAGCTGCATACAATGGCTTCATGTTATGCAAACGCACCCCATGCAAGTTACATATTTTATCAATAGACGCCTGCTTGAATGCCAATAGAATGCGAtgccttttcattccgaggaattgaaaggaatggaattatcacaaatctccattcctcggaatggaattggaatggaatgggtgatcccattccgcaaccctgctggGAAATAAAAGGGGTTTTGAAACAGGGGTGCCCATTGTCACCAATTCTTTTTATGCTTTATATGAGTGGTATTGAGCGAGAGTTAGAAGGCAGCGGTTTTGGGCTTTAACCTGAGCTACGGAATTGGGACACAACAAACGAGCCAAAAGACTCCAGGGCTGATATATGCAGACGATATTGTTCTTATGGCAGACAGAAGAGAGGAGTTGCAGAGCCTTATACAAATATGCGGAAAGGGGGGAGAAGCCCTGGGAAGCTCCGTAGTGAAAAATCGGGAGTTATGACGTATAATGCAAAGCAGGagagaccccccccccacatacaGGGTACAGAAATTAAGGACGTTCAGAAATACAGATATCTGGAAGTATGGTTTGCGGGTGGACAAAATTACCCGAGGGAACACGAGGGAGAGGTTATGAAGAAAGTCAGGAGGAATGCGTCGGTGACGAAAAGCAGAGCGCTCTCTGGGTATGCAGTCGATATGAAGTAATACGAATGGTATGGAAAGTATGGAAAAGGGTAATGGTATGACATTTGGGAACGTGGTCCTAAGCATAAATGCGGGCATATTACATTTCATGGAGACTCGACAAAGGGGTGTAGGGCGACTAGCGCTTTGGGGCGCATGGGACAACACCCAATGAGGGGGTGGCGGGTGATATGGGCTGGTCGACGTTTGAAAGCAGGGAAGGACTAAGTAAAATACGATGTGAAAATCGGGTTAGAACATTGGGGGAAAACAGCTGGGCAAGGAAGACACTGTCTTACATATACCTTCAAAATATTGACACTCGGTGGAGGAGGAGAACCAGAATGCTTACAGCAAAGATACCTCACACGCACCAAAGAGGAGGGAAAGAAGAGTACGTGAACCAGAGTCAGGGAAGCTGAGACAAGAAAATGGCAGGAACGTATGAAGGGGAAGTCAGCACTACAGATGTACAGTGAGAGAAAGACCGAGGTCGCAAGAAAGGAACTTGTTGATTATTCGTACGGGAGCACGTTATTGTTTGAGGCAAGAACGGCATATGTTACGGACCAAAACTCATTAAGCGAAATTCCAACGGGACATCGACACGAGATGTAGCTGGTGCACGGAAGGGGAGGAGGAAACAGTGGAGCATGTCATCTTGAGATGTAGGGGACTCAACCTGGCACCTAGAGAGGGTGTCGAGCTGCGGGAGGCGCTCGATTTTGAAAAGGGGCGAGGGAGGGGTGGACCAAGACGCGAGGAAATCTCGATTGAACGACTGGTggcgcagaaagagataactaATAGGGATTTATTTGACTACCAAATACTTTATGAATTAACCAATTTGTAGCTATAATATTAGTTCCTTAAAATGCTAGGTGGCGTATGCTACCGTCCGATACAAAGGGAAAGCCGTTATccattcatccatccatccatccagacCCATTATGCTTCTTAACGAAACTATTACGCGAATTCCTTTCACGATCCGGTGTCGTCGTTGATTCCCAAGAGAGTGATGATAACAGCAACTTTGCTTCCACACTTTCTGCAGACGATGCATCACGTCACCCCTCCACACTAAAATGTAGAGCATAGCTACTGGGTGCCGGGATTGGCCAAGTGATGACAACACAGCAACGTCACGGCCATAAGCCTGTTACATTACATGCTGCAAAGAATGTCCTTACCCTGAGGTTTGTAGTCACTACAAGCAATTACGCGTGGACCTCACGTCTGACCGACCGCTACATTGTCCCCGGGACGGTAGACAAACAGTAGAGCTTACTGTATCTGTCAAGGTTCTTGACAGCAGGCGCTATTTCTTCGAGCAGCTTTAGGGGGTGAGTTGGTTCCGTGGGAAGAAGATCCTCGTAACGCATAAACATGTACAAAACGTTACCTACATTGACGCACTGTAAGAGAAGGGACAGTAGGTCTAACAACAACGCACAGCACTGCCTTAAAAGGAAGCGATCTCACTTACGAAGCAAAAGGCAGCCAACAACTTTATGCGCAATATGGTGTTCGCGTAACACATCCTGCACAGTAATCGTCACGGCAGTCATAATTGGGAATAGCAGCAGATTGCGGAGTTCAAATTACCCAGTCCATTCCTAATTACCTTGAGAGAAGCGTAGCACCTCAGAAAACTGATTGTCCCGTGGAGAACTCAACGAGGACTTTAGTCACCTGCGCATGACAGCTTCCACGAATTATTCCACGCGTTCCTCGTCGTCTTCTCCCTTTGTGGCGATTCTACGGCCCCCGGGTCCTatgcacgacctactagattataacgaccatgtcataatcagcaatCCCTATacggagcccgtccgcacgatccgctaggggcgctactcatcggcacgcgagatgatgatgatgatctgcGAGATCTGCACGTACTGATCCCTATAGAATAggcatatacatacatacatatactcTGAATCatgtcattctgtgtcctgatttgttgaaaacaaagggaggcgcctatctgggacatgcattaTGTCCCAGGtgggcgcctcctcccattttcaaaaCAAACAGGGCAAAGAGACTCACGGAGCcttgccccccctccccccctgttTTAACAGCGTTCACAGGCATGTATCGCACATACACTGCGGCTCTGAAAGATCGTGGCGCAGAGGTTTCCACAAACGAGATGAGGTTCCCGGTAAGGCAGGGAACACGCCTGAAGCGACCGTATACACTCAccgcagaacttcaccgcatagcacgctcttcgcCCACCATTGccacggttatcgcttctgattcgaagagagagaggggcgtacgcctttttgtgtgaatttCACCACACAACCACCACCATCTTGTGTCAAGAATGTCCTTACCCTGAggtatgatgatgatggtggtggtggtggttagacgggcgacgtcacggctatcgCAGGGAGAccgaacggggggggggggggggggtaatgttgAGATAGGCTTGCCGTTGATGCAAACAACGCGAGAcgttcaccacacagcacgctgaaggccaaccattgcacagaatgctACCTTTATCATCCCGCCGTACTGGAACTGCGTTAAGTGTTCCAgaaagtcgtacgcctcccgtttttagccaatcagggggcaggacgatgtcattcgggatggagattggctaagagcgcgcgctatgtggtgaagttgtttTTACAGTGTACTGGCGCGTCGGCAGAAACAAAGGAGGAAGATGTGCGCCTTAGAGGTACTGCCATGGAGTAGACACTACATTGCGCTGATCATATCCCGCGCACTATCTAAACTATAGTTTAAATTATAGTTTAAAGTTGAAACTATAGTTTAAAGTTAATTATAGTCTGAAATATAGCGACGAAGTCATCGGACGCTTCCGAAAATTGTCTCGTGGACCGTGGCACCAGTTTTGATCACTTCCAACGTAAAGCTAAGCTCCTATTGTCTCAATCAATCACTAATGAATTGGAAGATATACTCCTGCTGTCGTTCACCCATATCCCGATGAGATGGCACATGACACAAATACAGACAGCGCTTGGCGCATATCAATGCTAATATTTCCCTGCAAGAAAATAACCACACGTATACAGGTATAAAACACTGATATACTGTATCGCTGAAGTCGCAGGTAGAAAGGTACACAATATAAAGGCATCACAGAGACTTGTAAACAAAAAGACGTACTCTGTAATCGACAACGTCGAATCCAAACTGTAAAAATTACTGACACGCCCACGTAAAACGTTATCAATCATTAAAGTCATTGAGGTCGCATATCGCACTTATCGACTACGTTCATTGGCGAAGGAGTGGGGCACTGGAACACTTTGGCAAAATGAATATTCCGCTTCAGAGGTTCATTGCAATAATTGATCGCATCCACTGACCTAAAAGAACCGCACAGAAGATAGCACTGCGCCACAAAAAAGATCATGTCGTTCGTGTAGTTAAGGAATCCCGGCAGTGCGTACTGTCTTCCTGCAGACGCCTTTTGGAAGGCGTTCCACAGGAACTCCTGGTAGCTCCACAGAGTGAGAAGAAGGCCGTCGACGTAACGTGGTTCTCCCGAAGGCGAGCAATTGAGACTGGGCACCATTTCCGACCAGGACGTTTGATACGACGCGTTCCTAACCTTGACATAATCGTCTGCAAACATCTTGGCGATTAGGGATCCTAGTGACCCGTACAGAAGACCGGTGGTCGCGTTGGAACCGTAAGTGGGCACGAGAAAGTGATGAGGCTTGATGGTAAGGTAGATGTCGTCCGAGCCTGAGGGATCCCACGGGGGCGAGAAGGAATAGGTGTCGTACCGCGAAGTGTTGTAGTACCGATGGAAGTACGATGGGAACGCTTCCGTGAATGTCTTTGCGGAGTTCTTCGCATAACCATGAACGGCTGTCAGCCAGTTAAACGGTAGGTATGGACCCATTGCTCGATAACCTGCGTAAGCGTTGGTAAGAAAATTCACGGAATTGCGAAAACTTTGGATCCAGTATAATTTTGTGAGCTTTTCATCGACGATGGTGAACCTTACGTGGTGACGAGGAGTTATCTGGGCGGCTTTTCGAATACTGTTCACGACCATGATGATGTCTTCTCTTGCCTCAGGAGTCTCAATTTTTTCCATAGCATTAATAATCATTGCTGAGCCGAGAAATGTTTCAACTCGTTCGAAGCAGTAGAGTTTGTCGATGTCTTCGTAGCCCCACGGATATGCAGCGTACCTCGAAAGTAGGCGGTACATCAACGCCGATGGATATGTGTGTACCAGCACCCAAGCCACGTACTGATGTAGTTGGTCTTCACCAAACAGTCTTAGTAGATCCTGGAACGCTTCCACGGCCCCTTCGTGATAACTGATGAGCGTCTTGCTGCCTGAAGTGGTTCCGTAAACGACGCCAACGGCTTCCAGTAACTTCGGAGAAAGCGATGGGAAAATTCGAAGAAATTCTGTGATGTCCATCGGTCCAGTCACGGACAAGGAGTCATCGGCGAGTGGCGTTCTGTTGGCCACGAGCTCCGCTACTGCCCGATCCACCTTTTCTATCTCATTAAAGGGAACAATGCCCGCACTATTTGTAAAATACATGGTGACTTCTTTGTAAAAAAGGCGGTACCTTTCCCGCTCCTTGACTGTTCGATTCCACCATTTGACGGGGCTCCACGTGTGAAACGTACGAAACGGATTCAGCAGGCTTAGGACGGGAACATTTCCAGACGTGTTCATATTAAAGTCTATTAGAGCTGGGCAGTGATAATTATATGAGATGTACATCATGCTGAAGAGGAGTTCAGCTTTAATCGAACGCTCTGGCCACTGAAGTCTCGCATTCTTCAGCACCGCCTTCAGCTGCTGAACCTCACCTTGGTCACCCACCGACACGTTTTGACAGGACTGATACATCTTGGCGGCCAACTGAGTCGCATTCTGCTGTTCTTTCGGGACGAACGTACTGAGCAGACTTTCGGACAGCAGCTGAACGAAGCTCTTGAGCGTCGTCTGGTGGACGGTGAAGTAGAGGTTGCTGTCCCGTCGGCCGCAGACGTGCTGATAGAAGTTCTCGCACGGGCGGACGTTCCAGTCGATGGTGTCACTAAAGAGATCGGCGTACGCTTGGCAGGACTTTGAGCGGCATACGTTCGATTTCTTGGCAAAGGATGGGCTTGCTACGCCCATCATGAAGTTGACCAGGAGAATCACGACGACGATAATTGCAACGGACGACAGTGCGATGCGCATGCCAGTGCTCGGACCCTGAAGGGGCAAAGCAGGCTTTGTAAATATCCTACATTTACAAACTCTTGTAAACTCTGTTGAGATGTTGTGAAATCGCTATCAACATTGATGTTACATTACTCAACCAATTCAAGTTATGGTGGAGGGCATGAAATGACACGGTCAAACAAAGACGGACAAGGTTATCCGTCCTTGTTTGACCGTGTCTCTCAGTGCCCTTCACCGTGAGTATTCAtaacagcttgcctgcaccaTCTCCCTTTTGTCTTTAATTCAAGTTATGTTTGGTCTCTGATGGTTGCAATGATTCTTTGAGAGAGAAGCTACTTCTTCACAAAAAAGGTTTCAGTTACACAGCTTCAGGATGGACGAGTCTTGACCCGGCAcaattgttttgtttcttttgctttttctttttgttctttttttttcgtttgccgAAGTTAATACCTTTTATGTAAGAACTCACTGTAAGGCCGGCGACAGGCTTCGGTGGATCAGTTAGCATAGCGTGTACGCCTACTTATTCccaggttgcgggttcgaacccgaccGGGGTCGCCAGTATCTTGGTGGCAGGATAGAAGATGCTTACAGACGTCTTCTTCCGCGGGGTACGCTACATACGGTGTGCtaagatttcggcgcacgttaaaggtactgtaagcAGCAGACAGACAGTTTATGTTGACGgcgtagtttaacagcttgATGCTCGTAAAACCCACCGCAACAAGTTGTAAATGTGACTCTtgatatttttaatttgctagtaAAATTCAGGTAAAACGGCTCGTGGcaaataatccccaattcgtcaagcaacgtcgatctatgttcccgactgccTTGCTGCTCCTGATAGCTAAGTAGCCCACAgtagccaacttctttcgttttaTGCCCAGTGTTGTcggcatgcaatgtagttttccgCCATACTTGACGGCGAGCAATGCCCAGTGATGGCGACCGCTTCGACACAATGTTGCCCGTCATTTTTAATTTCAGTTTTCTAAAAACTGTGAGTGCAATTGGGACTAAAACTGACTTCAGAATACTCAGGGCTCCGGCTATCGAATAGATATATCTAACAATAAGATAATCTAAAAATCATAAGAACTTTTCTTACCTCATTAGGTGCCATAGGTGTCAACGAAGCCGGTGGTTCAACAGATTCAATTTGACGCCGGTTACTGTTGTCATTCTGCGGGGTTTGGAAGAAAAAGCGTGTATTAAGAAAATGCAACACGGAGACGACTCAGGACAGAGGCTTGTGGACTGCTGTGGTCCACGGAGTCATCAAGAGTCGGAAACAGATATTCATCGTCCACCCTATAGATTTCGCCAGCCATAGCTAAACACATTCTTGGGTCAGGTTGCGAACGACCACGAAGTATTGATCTGATCCCTCGATGCAGTAGCTAAAGAAAGCCACAAAATGCTTGTTTGCGTGTGGAGGGTTCGTAAATGTATCTGGACTGTTGCGTGGAACATGCAGAGGCTTTCGGAATTATTTACATTTACTCCTTTCTTATTACGGTTTCGGAAGCAGGCTACAGTAACCGTTGCGAATATCTCTAAGTatcaatatattttttctactctcttttttttggggggggggggatacagTTCCAGTGAACCCTTAACGTACTACTCTGACAACGGTTATGATGGTGTTTTGAACCCAGGATTTCTAGTCGGTTTTCTACGACTTTGTGCGGGGAAACACGTATTTTCCTCAAGAACAGAAATAAAACAATAATTTGCGTAATTTCCACGCAGTAACAGCTGCATCCCCTTCAACCTCTCTCTAAAGAATCCTCTTCATGACTGTGCTATCACGCGCGTTTGCGATTTCCACAGTGATATTTGACTGGAACAACGTGTGGAATAGATATTGCCAGTCGTTTTCGGAAGATAATCCTGCTCTTTCTCATGGCACAAACTCGACTAGTGAGGAAGTTTATCAGAAACCATTCTAATATTCCTATTCATCATACCTTATGAACCTTGCCAGATGGTTCTGTCACTCCTCCAGTAGGTAGACGGCTGGTTCGTCTCTCTGCCATATCTGCTGCTGCAACTGCAATTGTGAAAATGCCCCAGCAGAAGGCTGCTGTAATCTTGTAACAAAACACGTTCCAGATATAATACGGTAtggttgttgttgctcctcaagcGGGATGGCGCTTATCCGCTAGGGAGATTGGACAGGACTACTGAGGTGCGGTCAACAGGATgttaaaaaataattaaaatcgGTTAGAGCTGGAGATGAATGGCATGATACTATGGAGAACAGCGCGGTTCCTAACGCCATTATGGGAGGCTCCAAGGGATAGCAGAGATGTCAAGGAGAGCTGAGCACCGATGGAGAGAAGAGAGGGGACGAGAAGGCGACGACGAATGGTGACGTAGGAGGGGGCAATCAAGAAAGAAGTGATGGACAATCTCGTCTTGACCGCAGTGCGGGCACGCAGGTGCCGATTCGAGGCCAGCACGGTGAAGATAGAAGTTTAATGGGAGGGAGAGGTACCGAGCGCGTGTTACAGAAGTTTCGGACTCACGGCAGCCAAAATGCTCAGGATTCCAACGGAATGAGAGGTGTTCATAGCCAGGACGTGGAGGGCGACGCCGCGCGAGTGAAAGGGAGCGTCTGTAGCGCGCCCAGACGATGTCAGCTATTGGAGAAAGGACATCCAGGATTGGCCCAGAGAGTGCCATATAAGCCAGGGTGTCAGCGGCTTCGTTGAGCGGGAGACCGCGGTGACCAGGAAGTCAGGTGACAAGGAGATGGGAGATGTGGCTATAGGTGCAAAAGCAACTAAGGTGGCGAGCAAGGGGCTTGTAGGGCTCGCAAGGGAGGAAATCACAGAAAGAGAGTCAGAGAGAAGGAGCACCATTTTGAAAGCGATGGGAACCCTCACCAGCTCTAGGAGCATGGCTAGAAACTCACTGTGAAAGACCGGTGTGTAGTCAGGGAGGCGGACGGGACTGTGCAAGTCGAGCAGCGGAATGACAATGCCAACTCCCGCCCATTCCTCAGAGACAGATGCGTCCGTGGCGATGACCAGGTGATTGGGAAACTGAGACATGTGAGTGTCAAGCTCTGctttcactcactcactgactcactcactcactcaaatAAGTGAGAGGGGCATGTTTGGCATCCGAGTGAAAGATGCTGAAAACCTGGACAGAGGCTGGCGCGGGAGGCACAACCGGCTGGAGGACATTGGCAAGCGAAACGTGCAGGGGCGACAGGAGAGATTGGGCAAATAGCAACTGGGGAATATTGGATCTGCGCCACCGCCTGCTAGTCCAGGAACCCAAATCTCTCAGCGA is a window encoding:
- the LOC135394106 gene encoding membrane metallo-endopeptidase-like 1 isoform X2, yielding MAERRTSRLPTGGVTEPSGKVHKNDNSNRRQIESVEPPASLTPMAPNEGPSTGMRIALSSVAIIVVVILLVNFMMGVASPSFAKKSNVCRSKSCQAYADLFSDTIDWNVRPCENFYQHVCGRRDSNLYFTVHQTTLKSFVQLLSESLLSTFVPKEQQNATQLAAKMYQSCQNVSVGDQGEVQQLKAVLKNARLQWPERSIKAELLFSMMYISYNYHCPALIDFNMNTSGNVPVLSLLNPFRTFHTWSPVKWWNRTVKERERYRLFYKEVTMYFTNSAGIVPFNEIEKVDRAVAELVANRTPLADDSLSVTGPMDITEFLRIFPSLSPKLLEAVGVVYGTTSGSKTLISYHEGAVEAFQDLLRLFGEDQLHQYVAWVLVHTYPSALMYRLLSRYAAYPWGYEDIDKLYCFERVETFLGSAMIINAMEKIETPEAREDIIMVVNSIRKAAQITPRHHVRFTIVDEKLTKLYWIQSFRNSVNFLTNAYAGYRAMGPYLPFNWLTAVHGYAKNSAKTFTEAFPSYFHRYYNTSRYDTYSFSPPWDPSGSDDIYLTIKPHHFLVPTYGSNATTGLLYGSLGSLIAKMFADDYVKVRNASYQTSWSEMVPSLNCSPSGEPRYVDGLLLTLWSYQEFLWNAFQKASAGRQYALPGFLNYTNDMIFFVAQCYLLCGSFRSVDAINYCNEPLKRNIHFAKVFQCPTPSPMNVVDKCDMRPQ
- the LOC135394106 gene encoding membrane metallo-endopeptidase-like 1 isoform X1 → MEATAVQLVLCQLDTLPDPKGHIQEDCLFFQERNSFLSLPKQRRALHQHISFIRGQTSCSPVAAADMAERRTSRLPTGGVTEPSGKVHKNDNSNRRQIESVEPPASLTPMAPNEGPSTGMRIALSSVAIIVVVILLVNFMMGVASPSFAKKSNVCRSKSCQAYADLFSDTIDWNVRPCENFYQHVCGRRDSNLYFTVHQTTLKSFVQLLSESLLSTFVPKEQQNATQLAAKMYQSCQNVSVGDQGEVQQLKAVLKNARLQWPERSIKAELLFSMMYISYNYHCPALIDFNMNTSGNVPVLSLLNPFRTFHTWSPVKWWNRTVKERERYRLFYKEVTMYFTNSAGIVPFNEIEKVDRAVAELVANRTPLADDSLSVTGPMDITEFLRIFPSLSPKLLEAVGVVYGTTSGSKTLISYHEGAVEAFQDLLRLFGEDQLHQYVAWVLVHTYPSALMYRLLSRYAAYPWGYEDIDKLYCFERVETFLGSAMIINAMEKIETPEAREDIIMVVNSIRKAAQITPRHHVRFTIVDEKLTKLYWIQSFRNSVNFLTNAYAGYRAMGPYLPFNWLTAVHGYAKNSAKTFTEAFPSYFHRYYNTSRYDTYSFSPPWDPSGSDDIYLTIKPHHFLVPTYGSNATTGLLYGSLGSLIAKMFADDYVKVRNASYQTSWSEMVPSLNCSPSGEPRYVDGLLLTLWSYQEFLWNAFQKASAGRQYALPGFLNYTNDMIFFVAQCYLLCGSFRSVDAINYCNEPLKRNIHFAKVFQCPTPSPMNVVDKCDMRPQ